A part of Paraliobacillus zengyii genomic DNA contains:
- the nikA gene encoding nickel ABC transporter substrate-binding protein, translating into MNKHTYVIYLILISLIIFLTACSTSSSEETDDETKEIHFLYNFSTSSLDPHVDSSYVPLRAGLTETLMRLDEENLSVEPWLAEDWNSEDGQNWTIELRDNITFHNGNVMDAEAVKASLERMLKESVAMQNALHIESIEADGLTLKVKTDQPFPEFISELVNPNTSIIDVTETDFVTKPVGTGPFKLTSFTPGSGLELERFDGYWDGPSNLDKVKFSFNEDANARSLALEAGEADIVFRPEVESVESLQELEGIVVEATDTFRVHQMTMNMEKESLQDVNVRKAVDALINREEIVDSILLGYGKVAVGPFLPSLAFAPEYEERLSGSEVATEYLEKAGYVLEDGLMQKDGKQLSFTLLTYSARADLPLIAQVFQSDARQIGIEIDIQQIDNPEEYMATNRDWDLATYSNLTAPRGDAGYYLNATYHPTGALNFSGTEEPELTAIIDELNRTVDTDVRAELAERAAMYVDEEMINAFILHPATLVAYNGDKVENWVTTRSEYYMITNKLDVK; encoded by the coding sequence CAACAAGCTCATTAGATCCACATGTGGATTCAAGTTATGTACCTTTGCGAGCTGGTTTAACGGAAACCTTAATGCGATTAGATGAAGAGAATTTGTCGGTAGAGCCATGGTTGGCAGAGGATTGGAATAGTGAAGATGGACAAAATTGGACAATAGAGTTAAGAGACAACATTACATTTCATAATGGGAATGTAATGGACGCAGAAGCTGTAAAAGCTTCGTTAGAACGTATGTTGAAGGAAAGTGTTGCAATGCAAAATGCCTTACATATTGAATCGATAGAAGCAGATGGGTTAACTTTGAAAGTTAAAACAGATCAGCCTTTCCCAGAATTTATATCTGAACTAGTGAATCCAAATACATCGATCATAGACGTAACGGAAACAGATTTTGTTACTAAACCTGTTGGAACTGGTCCATTTAAATTAACTTCATTTACACCAGGAAGTGGTTTGGAATTAGAGAGATTTGATGGATATTGGGACGGACCATCGAATTTAGATAAAGTGAAATTCTCGTTTAATGAAGATGCCAATGCACGGTCGCTTGCTTTAGAAGCAGGAGAAGCTGATATTGTATTTCGTCCTGAGGTTGAGAGTGTAGAATCTTTACAGGAGCTTGAAGGTATTGTTGTGGAAGCGACAGATACGTTTCGTGTACATCAGATGACGATGAATATGGAAAAAGAAAGTTTACAAGACGTAAATGTAAGAAAAGCTGTGGATGCATTAATTAATCGAGAAGAAATTGTCGATTCAATATTACTTGGTTATGGAAAGGTGGCAGTAGGACCTTTTCTTCCCTCACTCGCATTTGCACCGGAATATGAAGAAAGGCTAAGTGGTTCAGAAGTGGCCACGGAGTATCTTGAAAAGGCAGGATATGTTTTAGAAGATGGTCTGATGCAAAAAGATGGAAAACAACTAAGTTTTACTTTATTAACATATAGTGCACGGGCTGATTTACCATTAATTGCACAAGTGTTTCAATCAGATGCGCGTCAAATTGGTATAGAAATTGATATACAGCAAATTGATAATCCTGAAGAATATATGGCGACCAACCGTGATTGGGATCTAGCGACATATAGTAATTTAACTGCACCGCGTGGAGATGCTGGTTATTATTTGAATGCTACCTATCATCCAACTGGAGCATTAAACTTTAGTGGAACAGAAGAACCCGAATTAACAGCTATCATAGATGAATTGAATCGAACGGTTGATACGGACGTTAGAGCAGAATTAGCTGAACGTGCAGCGATGTATGTTGACGAGGAAATGATTAATGCTTTTATTTTGCATCCAGCAACACTTGTCGCATATAACGGAGATAAAGTAGAAAACTGGGTTACTACTAGAAGTGAATATTATATGATTACAAACAAATTGGATGTGAAGTAA